In a single window of the Micromonospora inositola genome:
- a CDS encoding class I SAM-dependent DNA methyltransferase: MSDQGWLADTRTSYDTVAVSYADQVRDALAVEPYLRGSLALFADLVHAAGGGSVADVGYGPGHVTAHLRKLGVDAFGIDLSPAMVDVARRDHPGLRFEVGSMTDLDLADASVAGLLAFWSLIHVPDDAVSRVFGHFRRALRPGGPLLLGVHVGDGSRLKTQGYGGHPMRVYVHRRQPGQVAAWLRDAGFTVEAQMLLDLDESVPGAVLFARRQP; this comes from the coding sequence ATGAGCGATCAAGGTTGGTTGGCTGACACCCGGACCTCCTATGACACGGTCGCGGTCAGCTATGCCGACCAGGTGCGCGACGCTCTCGCGGTCGAGCCCTACCTAAGAGGGAGTCTGGCGTTGTTCGCCGACCTGGTTCACGCCGCCGGCGGCGGGTCGGTGGCGGACGTGGGCTACGGACCAGGACACGTCACCGCCCACCTGCGCAAGTTGGGCGTCGACGCCTTTGGCATCGACCTTTCACCCGCGATGGTCGACGTGGCCCGGCGTGACCACCCCGGCCTGCGGTTCGAGGTGGGCTCGATGACGGACCTGGACCTCGCCGACGCCTCGGTTGCCGGCCTGCTCGCCTTCTGGTCGCTGATCCACGTCCCCGACGACGCGGTCTCCAGGGTTTTCGGCCACTTCCGGCGAGCGTTGCGTCCCGGCGGACCGCTGCTGCTCGGCGTTCACGTCGGCGACGGATCGCGGCTGAAAACACAGGGCTACGGTGGCCACCCGATGAGGGTCTACGTCCACCGCCGTCAGCCTGGCCAAGTGGCAGCCTGGCTGCGCGACGCCGGATTCACCGTCGAGGCTCAGATGCTGCTCGATCTGGACGAGAGCGTTCCAGGGGCCGTCCTCTTCGCGCGCCGCCAGCCCTAG
- a CDS encoding low temperature requirement protein A, whose product MTTSRAAKLLRKAEDPQRETFLELFSDLVLVVALAQLSRGLAEDLGWSGAFRTLVLLGAMWWVWSSTAWLTDRTDPQQPAIQALVIATMVGTLVMAAAVPEAFGDTGLIFAGAYVAIQLGRGLVLVAFLRGHELQRIGVRGLFWYGLSALPWIAGALVHGTARGALWALAVVLDHTAGRIGFPTPGAGRTPGQDLVISGEHIAERHRQLFIIALGELILVTGLALSSSGFAPDETAAFAVSIATTVLLWRIYIYRSGQVLAEAIAVSADPIRLARSTSYAHLTMVAGVVAAAVGAELVIAHPLGHTPPAWIAVILGGPALYLAGRARFEHAVFGRVSRSRLIGVLALAALTPAMLPLPPVVVAAAAALVLTGIAISDAARARRRPPEPPSPPR is encoded by the coding sequence ATGACGACGAGCAGAGCAGCCAAGCTGCTGCGGAAAGCCGAGGACCCGCAGCGGGAGACGTTCCTGGAACTCTTCTCCGACCTGGTGCTTGTCGTCGCGCTCGCTCAGCTCTCGCGCGGCCTGGCCGAGGATCTCGGGTGGAGCGGTGCCTTCCGGACGCTGGTGCTGTTGGGGGCCATGTGGTGGGTCTGGTCCAGCACCGCGTGGCTAACCGACCGGACGGACCCGCAACAACCGGCAATCCAGGCACTGGTCATCGCGACCATGGTCGGCACCCTGGTGATGGCGGCCGCGGTGCCCGAGGCATTCGGCGACACGGGCCTGATCTTCGCGGGCGCCTACGTCGCCATCCAGCTCGGCCGCGGGCTCGTCCTCGTGGCCTTTCTGCGTGGCCACGAGCTGCAGCGCATCGGCGTGCGCGGGCTGTTCTGGTACGGCCTGTCGGCGCTGCCGTGGATCGCGGGGGCGCTCGTGCACGGTACGGCGCGTGGCGCGTTGTGGGCACTCGCGGTGGTCCTTGACCACACGGCAGGCAGAATCGGCTTCCCCACCCCGGGGGCGGGCCGTACGCCCGGCCAAGACCTTGTGATCTCGGGCGAGCACATTGCCGAGCGCCACCGGCAGCTCTTCATCATCGCGCTCGGCGAGCTGATCCTGGTTACCGGACTGGCGCTGAGCAGCAGCGGCTTCGCGCCTGATGAAACCGCAGCGTTCGCAGTGTCGATCGCGACCACCGTGCTGCTGTGGCGGATCTACATCTACCGCTCTGGGCAAGTCCTGGCGGAAGCGATTGCCGTGTCCGCCGACCCGATCCGCCTCGCCCGATCGACGTCATACGCCCACCTGACCATGGTGGCCGGCGTGGTCGCTGCAGCCGTCGGCGCCGAACTTGTCATCGCCCATCCACTCGGGCACACCCCACCGGCCTGGATCGCCGTCATCCTCGGCGGACCCGCGCTGTACCTGGCCGGGCGCGCCCGCTTCGAGCACGCGGTATTCGGCCGCGTGTCCCGGTCCCGACTGATCGGCGTCCTTGCCCTGGCCGCCCTGACACCGGCGATGCTCCCCCTGCCGCCAGTCGTGGTCGCCGCCGCTGCTGCCCTCGTCCTGACCGGGATCGCCATATCCGACGCAGCCCGCGCCCGCAGACGCCCGCCCGAGCCGCCGTCACCACCTCGCTAG
- a CDS encoding sulfotransferase family protein, whose translation MAFPSPIFVAGTGRSGTSRIADIIGEHPLIHRIPMETRFLIDPGGLRDLADALTDRYDPTVGEDALHRLSDFLTVRVPGRRDDRGKTVPELVGERRYRDAVQQLWPQLIAYTYDEPAPAEGFGNADRPAGPFEPLSRRRVLPRYFSDRGELLGILRGLIDTMFGGAAADAGKPTWCEKTPFNLLCMEFLWELVPEATIVHIKRHPVSVLASHLAQPWAPPTVDGALAYLKPVYHRWLTWKNTVDLTGRRYIEVKAEDLAADWPGQRRALFERLDVDDFATPSTFQSHKLTNRNDQFDDETREFIEEALGKVIPAMGYE comes from the coding sequence ATGGCTTTCCCCTCACCGATCTTCGTTGCGGGTACGGGTCGTTCGGGAACGTCACGGATCGCCGACATCATCGGCGAACATCCGCTGATCCATCGGATTCCCATGGAGACCCGGTTTCTCATCGACCCGGGTGGCCTGCGGGACCTGGCCGACGCGCTCACCGATCGATACGACCCCACCGTCGGTGAGGACGCCCTGCACCGGCTGAGCGACTTCCTCACCGTACGAGTGCCCGGCCGGCGCGACGATCGCGGCAAAACCGTTCCCGAGCTGGTCGGCGAGCGGCGCTACCGGGACGCGGTGCAACAGCTCTGGCCGCAGTTGATCGCGTACACATACGACGAACCTGCGCCCGCGGAAGGCTTCGGGAACGCCGACCGGCCTGCCGGGCCGTTCGAGCCGCTGAGCCGCCGGCGGGTACTTCCCAGGTATTTCAGCGACCGGGGCGAACTGCTCGGAATCTTGCGGGGCCTGATCGACACCATGTTCGGCGGAGCAGCCGCCGACGCGGGCAAGCCGACCTGGTGCGAGAAGACACCGTTCAACCTGCTGTGCATGGAGTTCCTCTGGGAACTGGTCCCCGAAGCGACCATCGTGCACATCAAGCGTCACCCGGTCTCAGTGCTCGCATCCCACCTGGCCCAGCCATGGGCACCGCCCACCGTCGACGGCGCGCTCGCCTACCTCAAGCCGGTCTACCACCGATGGCTCACCTGGAAGAACACGGTTGACCTGACGGGCAGGCGATACATCGAGGTGAAAGCAGAAGATCTCGCAGCCGACTGGCCCGGGCAGCGCCGAGCCCTGTTCGAACGGCTCGACGTCGACGATTTCGCCACCCCTTCAACGTTTCAGTCGCACAAGCTGACGAACCGCAACGACCAATTCGACGACGAAACCCGCGAGTTCATCGAAGAAGCACTCGGCAAGGTCATCCCGGCCATGGGATATGAGTGA
- a CDS encoding class I SAM-dependent methyltransferase: protein MSDVIDAAEADRALKAKHRAMWALGDYPAVATEMIATLGPILVDSCDVLPGDRVLDVAAGTGNAAIPAALAGADVVACDLTPELLDTGRRQAERAGAKLEWRQADAEALPFPDGEFDRVLSCVGVMFAPHHQASADELVRVCRPGGTIGLLSWTPEGFIGQMFATMKPYAAPPPPGAQPPPLWGSPDHVRSLLGDRVTDVAARRQTVRIDRFPTPEAFRDYFKSKYGPTIAVYKGIAEDPEMVAALDRDLADLAQRHDQGTKTTVMDWEYLLLTARKRI from the coding sequence ATGAGCGACGTAATCGATGCGGCCGAGGCCGACCGCGCCCTCAAAGCCAAACACCGTGCTATGTGGGCCCTCGGCGACTACCCCGCCGTGGCCACGGAAATGATTGCGACGTTAGGTCCGATCCTCGTGGACAGCTGCGACGTACTTCCCGGCGACCGCGTCCTGGACGTGGCCGCGGGAACGGGTAACGCCGCCATCCCCGCGGCGCTCGCCGGCGCCGACGTGGTGGCCTGCGACCTCACACCCGAGCTGCTCGACACCGGCCGGCGCCAGGCCGAGCGGGCAGGCGCCAAACTCGAGTGGCGTCAGGCCGACGCCGAGGCGCTGCCGTTCCCCGACGGCGAGTTCGACAGGGTGCTGTCCTGCGTCGGGGTCATGTTCGCACCTCATCACCAGGCGAGCGCGGACGAGCTGGTCCGCGTCTGCCGTCCGGGGGGAACCATCGGCCTGCTGAGCTGGACGCCGGAGGGCTTCATCGGCCAGATGTTCGCGACGATGAAGCCGTACGCCGCTCCACCCCCGCCCGGCGCCCAGCCCCCGCCGCTTTGGGGCAGCCCGGACCACGTTCGCTCACTGCTCGGCGATCGGGTAACCGATGTCGCTGCGCGCCGACAGACAGTGAGGATCGACCGCTTCCCGACACCGGAGGCGTTCCGCGACTACTTCAAGTCCAAGTACGGCCCAACCATCGCGGTGTACAAGGGCATCGCCGAGGATCCCGAAATGGTTGCCGCGCTGGACCGCGATCTCGCCGATCTCGCGCAGCGCCACGATCAAGGCACCAAAACCACCGTCATGGACTGGGAGTACCTGCTGCTCACCGCCCGCAAACGGATCTAG
- a CDS encoding tyrosine-type recombinase/integrase, with amino-acid sequence MREYDRRVVAVRGLVFRDRVGRPLRRSNFRRRVWLPSLVRAGLLGQVANTGPHRYRAGWPDREGVEWSAEFTTEREAVAFVAAKAVGGMRFHDLRHAYATWLVTDGVPINLVQRVMGHEQASTTLNRYTHTPDDYAARVLAAFDSSAASLLPPARETPPESTLDGDGQDL; translated from the coding sequence GTGCGTGAGTACGACCGTCGTGTCGTCGCCGTCAGGGGTCTCGTCTTTCGTGACCGGGTCGGGCGCCCGCTGCGCCGGTCGAACTTCCGCCGCCGGGTCTGGCTGCCTTCGCTGGTCCGCGCTGGCCTGCTCGGCCAGGTCGCCAATACCGGCCCGCACCGGTACCGCGCTGGCTGGCCCGACCGGGAGGGCGTCGAGTGGTCAGCCGAGTTCACCACCGAGCGGGAAGCGGTCGCATTCGTGGCGGCCAAGGCCGTAGGCGGGATGCGCTTCCACGACCTGCGGCACGCGTATGCCACATGGCTGGTCACCGACGGCGTTCCGATCAACCTGGTGCAGCGGGTGATGGGCCACGAGCAGGCGTCCACGACGCTCAACCGTTATACGCACACCCCGGACGACTATGCGGCCCGCGTCCTGGCGGCCTTCGACAGCTCCGCTGCCTCTTTGCTGCCTCCCGCCCGGGAAACGCCCCCGGAAAGCACCCTCGACGGGGACGGACAGGACCTGTGA
- a CDS encoding HAD family hydrolase, producing MGRSAAFFDLDKTVIAKSSALAFGRPFYRDGLITRRDVVKSAYAQLMFRLGGTDEQTMARTRDYLATLCKGWQVEQVRQIVAETLHDLINPYVYAEAAALIEEHQAAGRDVVLVSASGEEMVRPIGALLGVTDVIATRMAVEDGRYSGEVEFYAAGPSKVDAVGELATERGYDLADSYAYSDSYSDRPLLECVGHPSVVNPDRALRKLAVENSWPVLEFRHPVPLGRRLRERPAVPVAAAALGVGVGVAIGIAWYGRHRRGKVTPVA from the coding sequence GTGGGCCGAAGCGCCGCTTTCTTCGATCTGGACAAGACCGTCATCGCCAAGTCGAGCGCCCTGGCGTTCGGTCGGCCGTTCTACCGGGACGGCCTGATCACCCGGCGAGACGTGGTCAAGTCGGCGTACGCGCAGCTGATGTTCCGGCTGGGCGGCACCGACGAGCAGACCATGGCCCGGACCCGGGACTACCTGGCCACGCTCTGCAAGGGCTGGCAGGTGGAACAGGTCCGCCAGATCGTCGCGGAGACGCTCCACGACCTGATCAACCCCTACGTGTACGCCGAGGCGGCCGCCCTCATCGAGGAGCACCAGGCCGCCGGGCGGGACGTCGTGCTGGTCTCCGCCTCCGGCGAGGAGATGGTCCGCCCGATCGGTGCGCTGCTCGGGGTGACCGATGTGATCGCCACCCGGATGGCGGTCGAGGACGGCCGGTACAGCGGCGAGGTCGAGTTCTACGCGGCCGGCCCGAGCAAGGTCGACGCGGTCGGCGAGCTGGCCACGGAGCGCGGCTACGACCTGGCCGACTCGTACGCCTACTCCGACTCGTACAGTGACCGGCCGCTGTTGGAGTGCGTCGGGCATCCCAGCGTCGTCAACCCGGACCGGGCGCTGCGCAAGCTGGCGGTGGAGAACTCCTGGCCGGTCCTGGAGTTCCGGCACCCGGTCCCGCTGGGTCGGCGGCTGCGCGAGCGGCCCGCCGTGCCGGTCGCCGCGGCGGCGCTCGGCGTCGGCGTCGGGGTGGCCATCGGCATCGCCTGGTACGGCCGGCACCGCCGCGGCAAGGTCACCCCGGTCGCCTGA
- a CDS encoding Fic family protein → MTTDPLAPLLALADIAPAVERARDRVDQAHRHRALRRHGGQVAAEVSLRSAVASAALEGRTHEREAVRAGTVTDPVLQGALRVAGALPGLSELWPKAPRQALAKLHVLAARDVVAEPELGRPVADPVVAARLDGLAGLVAGGTKVSPLVLAAVVHGELLNLRPFAGPSGVVARAAARLVLLSTGFDPRGLVAVDVGHQEREPEYVGAAGAFATGTPDGLRSWLRHYLTAVEVGAAQIELIGDEVLAAS, encoded by the coding sequence GTGACCACCGATCCGCTCGCCCCGCTGCTCGCGCTCGCCGACATCGCGCCCGCCGTCGAGCGCGCCCGCGACCGGGTCGACCAGGCGCACCGCCACCGCGCGCTGCGCCGGCACGGCGGCCAGGTCGCGGCCGAGGTCAGCCTCCGGTCCGCGGTGGCCAGCGCCGCACTCGAGGGGCGTACGCACGAGCGCGAGGCGGTCCGGGCCGGCACGGTCACCGACCCCGTGCTCCAGGGCGCGCTGCGGGTCGCCGGGGCGCTGCCGGGGCTGAGCGAACTCTGGCCGAAGGCGCCGCGCCAGGCCCTCGCCAAGCTGCACGTCCTCGCCGCCCGCGACGTCGTGGCGGAGCCCGAGCTGGGCCGGCCGGTCGCCGACCCGGTGGTCGCGGCACGCCTCGACGGGCTGGCCGGCCTGGTCGCCGGTGGCACGAAGGTCTCCCCGCTGGTGCTCGCCGCCGTCGTGCACGGCGAGCTGCTGAACCTGCGCCCCTTCGCCGGGCCGTCCGGGGTGGTGGCCCGGGCCGCCGCCCGGCTGGTGCTGCTCTCCACCGGCTTCGACCCGCGCGGGCTGGTCGCCGTCGACGTCGGCCACCAGGAGCGGGAACCGGAGTACGTCGGAGCGGCCGGCGCCTTCGCCACCGGCACCCCGGACGGGCTCCGCTCCTGGCTCCGCCACTACCTGACGGCAGTGGAGGTCGGCGCCGCCCAGATCGAGCTCATCGGCGACGAGGTGCTCGCCGCGTCCTGA
- the acs gene encoding acetate--CoA ligase, protein MSEALANLLNETRQFPPPAELAANANVTAEAYAEAAEDRLGFWARQAGRLAWAKQWDQVLDWSNPPFSKWFVGGQLNVAYNCLDRHVEAGRGDKVAIHWEGEPGDTRTLTYADLHRLTCQAANALTELGVVAGDRVAIYLPMIPEAAVAMLACARIGATHSVVFGGFSADALTNRIQDATAKVVITADGGYRRGKPSALKPTVDEAVAKCPSVEHVLVVRRTGEEVAWSAKDHWWHETVETASPEHTAQPLDAEHPLFILYTSGTTARPKGILHTTGGYLTQTSYTTHAVFDLKPETDVYWCTADIGWVTGHSYIVYGPLSNGATQVMYEGTPDTPHKGRFWEIVDKYQVTILYTAPTLIRTMMKWGEDIPAGYDLSSLRLLGSVGEPINPEAWIWYRQHVGRGELPIVDTWWQTETGAIMISPLPGVTAAKPGSAMTPLPGIVSDVVDDQGQSVPNGGGGYLVLREPWPSMLRTIWGDDNRFIETYWSRFAGMYFAGDGAKKDDDGHIWLLGRVDDVMLVSGHNISTTEVESALVSHPSVAEAAVVGATDPTTGQAIVAFAIPRGTADTAGEAGEQLIAELRNHVAKTLGPIAKPRQIMLVPELPKTRSGKIMRRLLRDVAEHRSLGDVTTLQDSSVMELISSGMGGGKSDED, encoded by the coding sequence ATGAGCGAGGCATTGGCCAACTTGTTGAACGAGACGCGCCAGTTCCCGCCGCCGGCCGAGCTCGCCGCGAACGCCAACGTCACCGCCGAGGCGTACGCCGAGGCGGCGGAGGACCGGCTCGGCTTCTGGGCCCGCCAGGCCGGACGGCTGGCCTGGGCGAAGCAGTGGGACCAGGTGCTCGACTGGTCGAACCCGCCGTTCTCGAAGTGGTTCGTCGGCGGGCAGCTGAACGTGGCGTACAACTGCCTGGACCGGCACGTGGAGGCCGGTCGGGGCGACAAGGTGGCGATCCACTGGGAGGGCGAGCCGGGTGACACCCGCACCCTCACCTACGCCGACCTGCACCGGCTGACCTGCCAGGCGGCGAACGCGCTGACCGAGCTGGGCGTGGTGGCCGGCGACCGGGTGGCGATCTACCTGCCGATGATCCCGGAGGCGGCGGTCGCGATGCTGGCCTGCGCCCGGATCGGCGCCACGCACAGCGTGGTCTTCGGCGGCTTCTCCGCCGACGCGCTGACCAACCGGATCCAGGACGCCACCGCCAAGGTGGTGATCACCGCCGATGGCGGCTACCGGCGGGGCAAGCCGTCGGCGCTGAAGCCGACGGTGGACGAGGCGGTGGCGAAGTGCCCGTCGGTGGAGCACGTGCTGGTGGTCCGCCGCACCGGCGAGGAGGTCGCCTGGTCGGCGAAGGACCACTGGTGGCACGAGACGGTGGAGACCGCCTCCCCGGAGCACACCGCGCAGCCGCTCGACGCCGAGCACCCGCTCTTCATCCTCTATACCAGCGGCACCACGGCCCGGCCGAAGGGCATCCTGCACACCACCGGCGGCTACCTCACCCAGACGTCGTACACCACGCACGCGGTCTTCGACCTCAAGCCGGAGACCGACGTCTACTGGTGCACCGCCGACATCGGCTGGGTGACCGGGCACTCCTACATCGTTTACGGCCCGCTTTCCAACGGCGCCACCCAGGTCATGTACGAGGGCACCCCGGACACCCCGCACAAAGGCCGGTTCTGGGAGATCGTCGACAAGTACCAGGTGACGATCCTCTACACCGCGCCGACGCTGATCCGCACCATGATGAAGTGGGGCGAGGACATCCCCGCCGGCTACGACCTGTCGTCGCTGCGCCTGCTCGGCAGCGTCGGTGAGCCGATCAACCCGGAGGCGTGGATCTGGTACCGGCAGCACGTCGGCCGGGGCGAGCTGCCGATCGTGGACACCTGGTGGCAGACCGAGACCGGCGCGATCATGATCTCCCCGCTGCCCGGCGTCACCGCGGCCAAGCCGGGCTCGGCGATGACCCCGCTGCCTGGGATCGTTTCCGACGTGGTGGACGACCAGGGCCAGTCGGTGCCGAACGGCGGCGGTGGCTACCTGGTGCTGCGCGAGCCGTGGCCGTCGATGCTGCGCACCATCTGGGGCGACGACAACCGGTTCATCGAGACCTACTGGAGCCGGTTCGCGGGCATGTACTTCGCCGGCGACGGGGCGAAGAAGGACGACGACGGGCACATCTGGCTGCTCGGCCGGGTCGACGACGTGATGCTGGTGTCCGGCCACAACATCTCCACCACCGAGGTGGAGTCGGCGCTGGTCAGCCACCCGTCGGTGGCGGAGGCGGCGGTGGTCGGCGCGACCGACCCGACCACCGGCCAGGCCATCGTCGCGTTCGCCATCCCGCGCGGCACCGCCGACACCGCTGGCGAGGCCGGCGAGCAGCTGATCGCCGAGCTGCGCAACCACGTGGCGAAGACGCTCGGCCCGATCGCGAAGCCCCGGCAGATCATGCTGGTGCCGGAGCTGCCGAAGACCCGCTCCGGCAAGATCATGCGCCGGCTGCTGCGGGACGTGGCGGAGCACCGGTCGCTCGGCGACGTGACCACCCTCCAGGACTCCTCGGTGATGGAGCTGATCTCCTCCGGGATGGGTGGCGGCAAGTCCGACGAGGACTGA
- a CDS encoding immune inhibitor A domain-containing protein — MNTTPHRRRRLLVALPAIALAAASLTVTGSAAAQTSGPARATVGADDFYINYAEPEVQPDTAGKELKGKDGIFTSAADEARTYDRKFAGGNPVAARELAKLEAKAIKTGQSPRQIKQAKGTQTAKLLTLLVEFNDHANDDFTDVMVPKTVFEDRSCVPGTVQNGPRHNTIANPATLPHEDNNSMWVPDFSPAHYDKMLYTKEGITDRVRTDLTGPDGKPGVSLAGRTMHNMYLEMSKGAYTVDGQASPWITVPHSEGWYAASRCFQDENGNWVAGREQSMNGHPDNPQGAGRLATDAVDALAKMDPNFPWADYDIEDQGDADGDGNVNEPDGVIDHLVLVHANQGKSRGGGDVGVYSVWAHSSTVAGGYTIPGTNKKVSNYIVQPEDAGVGVFAHEFGHDLGLPDLYDTSGNADSDIDFWDLMASGSHSGEIFQALPTHMGLWDKWVLGWADPLTVNPGDDARSVQLGQTSNTPVGTKDGIKINLPDKVITLAQPHSGANMWYSGSDQNWADVKLSRQVAVPNAADAKFWMWNNYVVEADWDYGFVEVSTDGGATWAEQKVYDATGKLVSTNDGYADPNGRMVDYGNKKYGLTGTTGGWRHDYVDLSAYAGKTVQVRLRYATDEAFVERGWFADDLSVTGGGATTWSDDVESGTNGWTMTGGSFTDTTGAGWHTDSGTQVKSHYYLAEWRNFDGFDKGLKYAYDTVYSHEAWKVDRISYNAPGMLVWYRDTALGNVNHTTAQLTSLPSYGAKGGLLIVDSHNQPLRRQGEAAVKDPSTLDNQPSRPQSSNAAFSLNSTYPFKECLEAAAEPYSEYCTSYGAQAPVAGFTDAKGWYPGLEVRTIDGQQRLFARDSDASVVIPSKGNAPYTTRITNPDGTPATGLYGTDLGFTVLGSGNPGDQNAAYGVSIVINRTAKDNSYATVYVTSANP; from the coding sequence ATGAATACCACACCGCATCGGCGGCGACGCCTACTCGTCGCGCTGCCCGCCATCGCCCTCGCCGCCGCGTCACTGACCGTGACGGGTAGCGCGGCCGCCCAGACGTCCGGCCCGGCCCGAGCCACGGTCGGGGCGGACGACTTCTACATCAACTACGCCGAGCCGGAGGTGCAACCGGACACAGCCGGCAAGGAGCTCAAGGGGAAGGACGGCATCTTCACGTCGGCGGCGGACGAGGCCCGCACCTACGACCGCAAGTTCGCCGGGGGCAACCCGGTGGCCGCGCGGGAGCTGGCCAAGCTGGAGGCCAAGGCGATCAAGACCGGGCAGAGCCCGCGTCAGATCAAGCAGGCCAAGGGCACCCAGACCGCCAAGCTGCTGACCCTGCTGGTGGAGTTCAACGACCACGCCAACGACGACTTCACCGACGTCATGGTCCCCAAGACGGTCTTCGAGGACCGGAGCTGTGTCCCCGGCACCGTCCAGAACGGGCCGCGGCACAACACCATCGCGAACCCGGCCACCCTGCCGCACGAGGACAACAACTCGATGTGGGTGCCGGACTTCTCGCCCGCGCACTACGACAAGATGCTCTACACCAAGGAGGGCATCACCGACCGGGTCCGCACCGACCTGACCGGACCGGACGGCAAGCCGGGCGTCAGCCTGGCCGGTCGCACGATGCACAACATGTACCTGGAGATGTCCAAGGGCGCGTACACGGTCGACGGGCAGGCCAGCCCGTGGATCACCGTGCCGCACTCGGAGGGCTGGTACGCCGCCTCCCGCTGCTTCCAGGACGAGAACGGCAACTGGGTCGCCGGTCGCGAGCAGTCGATGAACGGCCACCCGGACAACCCGCAGGGCGCCGGGCGGCTCGCCACGGACGCGGTCGACGCGCTGGCGAAGATGGACCCGAACTTCCCGTGGGCCGACTACGACATCGAGGACCAGGGCGACGCCGACGGTGATGGCAACGTCAACGAGCCGGACGGCGTGATCGACCACCTGGTGCTGGTGCACGCCAACCAGGGCAAGTCCCGCGGCGGCGGCGACGTGGGCGTCTACTCGGTCTGGGCGCACTCCTCGACGGTGGCCGGCGGCTACACCATCCCCGGCACCAACAAGAAGGTCTCGAACTACATCGTCCAGCCGGAGGACGCCGGCGTCGGCGTCTTCGCCCACGAGTTCGGCCACGACCTCGGCCTGCCGGACCTCTACGACACCTCGGGCAACGCCGACTCGGACATCGACTTCTGGGACCTGATGGCCTCGGGCTCGCACTCCGGGGAGATCTTCCAGGCGCTGCCGACCCACATGGGTCTCTGGGACAAGTGGGTGCTCGGCTGGGCCGACCCGCTGACCGTCAACCCCGGTGACGACGCTCGTTCGGTGCAGCTCGGCCAGACCTCGAACACCCCGGTCGGCACCAAGGACGGCATCAAGATCAACCTGCCGGACAAGGTGATCACCCTGGCCCAGCCGCACAGCGGGGCCAACATGTGGTACTCCGGGTCCGACCAGAACTGGGCGGACGTCAAGCTCAGCCGCCAGGTGGCCGTCCCGAACGCCGCGGACGCGAAGTTCTGGATGTGGAACAACTACGTCGTCGAGGCGGACTGGGACTACGGCTTCGTCGAGGTCTCCACCGACGGCGGCGCCACCTGGGCCGAGCAGAAGGTCTACGACGCCACCGGCAAGCTGGTCTCGACCAACGACGGCTACGCCGACCCGAACGGCCGGATGGTCGACTACGGCAACAAGAAGTACGGCCTCACGGGCACCACCGGCGGCTGGCGGCACGACTACGTCGACCTGTCGGCGTACGCCGGGAAGACCGTGCAGGTCCGGCTCCGCTACGCCACGGACGAGGCGTTCGTGGAGCGCGGCTGGTTCGCCGACGACCTCTCGGTCACCGGCGGCGGCGCCACCACCTGGAGCGACGACGTCGAGAGCGGCACCAACGGCTGGACCATGACCGGCGGCTCGTTCACCGACACCACCGGGGCCGGCTGGCACACCGACAGCGGCACCCAGGTCAAGTCGCACTACTACCTGGCCGAGTGGCGCAACTTCGACGGCTTCGACAAGGGCCTGAAGTACGCGTACGACACGGTCTACTCGCACGAGGCGTGGAAGGTCGATCGGATCTCCTACAACGCCCCGGGCATGCTGGTCTGGTACCGGGACACCGCGCTGGGCAACGTCAACCACACGACCGCGCAGCTGACCTCGCTGCCGAGCTACGGCGCCAAGGGCGGCCTGCTGATCGTCGACTCGCACAACCAGCCGCTGCGCCGGCAGGGTGAGGCGGCAGTCAAGGACCCGTCGACGCTGGACAACCAGCCCAGCCGCCCGCAGTCCTCGAACGCGGCCTTCTCGCTGAACTCGACGTACCCCTTCAAGGAGTGCCTGGAGGCGGCGGCCGAGCCGTACAGCGAGTACTGCACCAGCTACGGCGCCCAGGCGCCGGTGGCGGGCTTCACGGACGCCAAGGGCTGGTACCCGGGCCTCGAGGTGCGGACGATCGACGGCCAGCAACGGCTCTTCGCCCGGGACAGCGACGCCTCGGTGGTCATCCCGTCGAAGGGCAACGCGCCCTACACCACCCGGATCACCAACCCGGACGGCACCCCGGCCACCGGCCTGTACGGCACCGACCTCGGGTTCACCGTGCTCGGCTCGGGCAACCCGGGCGACCAGAACGCCGCGTACGGCGTATCGATCGTCATCAACCGGACGGCGAAGGACAACTCGTACGCCACGGTGTACGTCACCTCGGCCAACCCGTGA